From Candidatus Zixiibacteriota bacterium:
ATACTCCCCGGGAGTCGCCGACACAAATATCACCCGGTCAATGTGCGATTCAAACTCCTCAAAAAATAAAGGACGATTATCCAGCGCCGATGGCAGCCTGAAGCCATGCTCCACCAGGATTTCCTTGCGCGAACGGTCCCCGGCATACATACCTCTAATCTGAGGCACGGTCTGGTGCGATTCATCTATTATCATCAGAAAATCTTTGGGAAAGAAATCAATCAGGGTGGCGGGAGGTTCTCCCGGCGCCCGACCCGAAATATGGCGGGAGTAATTCTCTATACCGCTGCAGTACCCTACTTCTCTAAGCATCTCCAGGTCATATTTGGTGCGCGATGACAACCGCTGGGCTTCCAGCAGTTTTCCCTGGGACTGGAATTCTTCCAGTCGCGCACCCAGTTCGGCTTCGATTTCCACTATCGCCCGCTCCATCTGCGGCTCTGTCGTCACAAAATGCTTGGCGGGATAAATCGCCGCCCGGGTTCGTTCCGTAATTATCTCCCCGGTCAGCGGATTCATTTCAGTTATTCGCTCAATTTCGTCTCCGAACAATTCAATCCTCAGGGCGGTCTCCTGATAAGCCGGTATTAATTCCAGAGTGTCACCCCGCACCCGGAAATTGCCGCGAGAAAAATCGATATCGTTCCGGTTGTAATGAATATCAATTAACTGCCTGATTATCGCATCCCGCTCGATTGACTGTCCCACCTCCAGAAACAGAAGCAGGTCCTTATAATCCTGCGGCGAGCCCAATCCATAAATACATGACACCGATGCCACTATAATGACATCTTTCCGTTCCAGCAGCGAGGCTGTCGCTCGAAGTCGCAGCCGGTCGATATCCTCATTCATCGAGGTGTCTTTTTCTATATATGTGTCGGTGGTCGGAAGATATGCCTCCGGCTGGTAGTAATCATAATAGCTGATGAAGAACTCCACCGCATTTTTAGGAAAAAATGCCCGCAATTCGCCGTACAGCTGCGCCGCCAATGTCTTATTGTGAGAAATCACCAAGGTCGGACGACCATACTGCTCGATAACGTTGGCAATCGAAAAGGTCTTCCCGGAGCCGGTGACTCCAAGCAGAGTCTGAAAACGGTCACCTCTTCTCAAGCCTTCTGTCAGCTGTCTAATCGCTTCCGGCTGGTCCCCGCGCGGCGAAAAACTGGATACCAGCTGAAATTTTTCACCACTCCCGGTTTCGGCCGTATCAATCCAGGATATATTGCTCTTCTTCATAGAAATCCTGCATCCAATATACGCTCTACCTCACAATCCACAATCATATTTCGCAAAATTCCGGTCTGTAAGCGGCGTTTTTGGAACCGTTAACGAGTTGAAACGTTTAAGGTTTAGTAATGATGGCAATTCTTGCCGAGGAAAGTAAGTTTAATTTTTGCTTGACAGACGGCATAAATCGGATAAGTTTAGTTTTCCGTTCGTAAGATTTTAATA
This genomic window contains:
- a CDS encoding DEAD/DEAH box helicase family protein translates to MKKSNISWIDTAETGSGEKFQLVSSFSPRGDQPEAIRQLTEGLRRGDRFQTLLGVTGSGKTFSIANVIEQYGRPTLVISHNKTLAAQLYGELRAFFPKNAVEFFISYYDYYQPEAYLPTTDTYIEKDTSMNEDIDRLRLRATASLLERKDVIIVASVSCIYGLGSPQDYKDLLLFLEVGQSIERDAIIRQLIDIHYNRNDIDFSRGNFRVRGDTLELIPAYQETALRIELFGDEIERITEMNPLTGEIITERTRAAIYPAKHFVTTEPQMERAIVEIEAELGARLEEFQSQGKLLEAQRLSSRTKYDLEMLREVGYCSGIENYSRHISGRAPGEPPATLIDFFPKDFLMIIDESHQTVPQIRGMYAGDRSRKEILVEHGFRLPSALDNRPLFFEEFESHIDRVIFVSATPGEY